The stretch of DNA TCAATTTTGGAACAGGATAATCTTCTATATTGGTTATTGATATTGAATTGTAATCGGCATTTGTAATTTGTAGTTTTTTAGTTTTTATATTCCAAAAGGTTGCATGTATTTTTTGATGACTTAATTGATGAATATATTCATCAGATTTTGATACAATATTTTTGTTATTAAGCAGCCATTGATGTTCTGTGGTAATTAATTTTTTAAAATCATTTACAGCAGAATCCGTTTCAATTAATGGAAAATCGAATAGACCAATCCAAATGTCTTTTGCTGTTCTTTTTTTTAAAATCAGTTCATTTTCATCAGAGATAACCAAGTAATTAAAGAATCTATCTCGCTGTTTGGTTTGTTTTTCTTTTCTAGGGAGTTCGTTTATTTTCTTGTTGGCGAAAGCAAAACACTTACTTTGAAAACAACAATCATCACACAAAGGTAATTTGGGTTTACATTGTATTGCTCCAAATTCCATGATAGCTTGGTTATATGTTGCAGGATTTTTTTTATCAATCAATTCTTCTGCAAGCGCTTTAAACACATTTTTTCCTTTGTTGGAATCAATAAAATCTTCTATTCCAAAAATGCGAGATAAAACACGATAAACATTTCCATCAATAACAGGGTA from Flavobacteriales bacterium encodes:
- the mutY gene encoding A/G-specific adenine glycosylase produces the protein MIDFSRILIAWYKQNKRDLPWRNTKNPYHIWLSEIILQQTRVDQGLSYYNKFVENYPTVCDLANANQEDVLKLWQGLGYYSRARNLHATAITIRDEYKNKFPSTFKEVHSLKGIGDYTASAIMSFSYNKPYPVIDGNVYRVLSRIFGIEDFIDSNKGKNVFKALAEELIDKKNPATYNQAIMEFGAIQCKPKLPLCDDCCFQSKCFAFANKKINELPRKEKQTKQRDRFFNYLVISDENELILKKRTAKDIWIGLFDFPLIETDSAVNDFKKLITTEHQWLLNNKNIVSKSDEYIHQLSHQKIHATFWNIKTKKLQITNADYNSISITNIEDYPVPKLIENYIKSLLQNLYF